From the genome of Ptychodera flava strain L36383 chromosome 3 unlocalized genomic scaffold, AS_Pfla_20210202 Scaffold_27__1_contigs__length_13241970_pilon, whole genome shotgun sequence:
CAAAGTAATTACTTGAATGTTTTCTTTGACAGTTAATTACCTTCTACCTTCAATAGATTACTCGATAACGTTGTGGGGTCAAATCCAAAGGTAACCCCGGAATTAAAAAGACTAAATCTTTTCCAACGTTGGGTTCGGGGATTTCGCTAAAAGGAACTCTAAATATAAAGAAACTTACATCATTTCACAAATGACTTGAGTTTATGACATAATTTTTTGGAAAATCGGCAAATATAAGTAAAGGTATATGTACTAATTAGTGGAACTCCTCTTAAGGCAAGACAAACATTTACTTAAATCGAATAAATTTTGAGATACCACAGAAAAATTATAAACAAGAAGGTTGAAAAATTCAGTGACGATGGAGACATTTAAACTTTTTCACGAAGTAGAAAAAATTATGCAATTGGTTTTTTTTCCTCCAAAATGAGACGGCGTCTGTGATTTGGCTTCGGAGAACATCCtatatattttaatacaaagaaagtgattggCTAAAAAGTATCTCATGTTCTATTTGAAGAGAAGCCAATTTGATAACTTGAACTGGTGATCGAAAAATAAACTTACAATACTTCATATAAGGTGACAAGAAAAACATCTAGCTTTGGTTTGACTTAAGAGAGTGATCTGTCCATAGATTAGTATTTACTTGACAACAGCGGAAATATATCTTAATGTAAATTGAAGGGCGGAAAAGCAATAACGACTGTGTAACTGTTCGCGCGGTTATCCAGCGCCACCTATCATCCGGTGTACTCAACTAACTAATATTATATGTGCAATCTATAGCATTCAGTTCTATGACTGAAAAACTGTCATCGACGATTTGAGCTCTGTCTACGCTCACTTCCGTTCGCCAGACGATATCCTCGGTGCGAATGTCGACATGAGCCGTTTGGCTGACTGAAAGAGCCATTGGCGTGCCGAGTTGAACTTTTCAGAGACGGTTTGGAGGGTCGTGGCCGTGAGCTCATCCTTTTCACTGATCTCTTTCTGTAGCTGTCATCATTAGTGGTGGTCAGTGCCACGTTATCGCTGGAAGATTCGTTTTCCGGGTTGATTCGGTTGCCCTGGCAACTGAGAACCCGGATGAAAGCAGTTCTGAAAGTCTGACTGAAGACGTTGTATATGACTGGATTGACTGCCGCGTTGACGTACAGCAAGACACGGACAGTTTGCAAAACCAGAATATGTTTCTGGTATCCAGGGTTAAAAAGCATTAGGAGCGCCATCACTCGAAACGAGCCAACACATATCAGATACACTGTCACTGTCACACCGAGCATCCTGATGAGCTGCCTCTTGGCAGCGATAGAGTTCGAATTCCTGACTTGTGCCGCACGCACAAAACGATTGGCGTGTCGCAGTTTCAGTAACATGAGCACGTACAAAATCACAAGAACGGGCACAAAGCATAGGAACATAATTTCGTCGATTTTGCCGAATAGTACATAGTAGTAGCACACATCGGGCGAGTTTGAGGAATCATTGGTATAGCAATAACACTGGGTCAAAACATCGGGCGCCGTGCTGTTGTACGGAGAGGGCCACCGGAGGTGCCACTTTTGCACAGCAGGGAAGTAAGCGTGCGGCGTGGAGACAACGGCTGCCGCCACCCAAATTATCCCGGCGACGACCACCGCCTTCTTTCTGGTACGAATGGTACGGAATTTCAGGGGCCAGCAGATGGCCAGGTACCGCTCGATTGTAAGCGTCAGGATGATGAAACACGATACACTCGTCGCCATTCGCGGCCCGTACGAAAAGATTTTACATCCGGCAGCGCCAAGCAGTGTCCAATCGTCAATTAGGGGAACGTTGGGTATGACGTATCCCAAGAATTTCGGCGGAACCACCATTATTAGGAAAAGTAGGTCTGATGTGGCGAGATTAATCAGAAAGTAGTTCGTAACCGTGCGCATCTCTTTCACTCTCAAGATTACAAATATTGTCAGCACGTTGCCAAGGCACCCAATGATAAACACTATAGGCATAGCTATGGTCACAATGGCGGCTTCTTGTGAAGATACGAAGAGGTGATCAACTTCATCGATACCAACGGAATATACCGGGTTTCCATCAGATCCCATGTAGTAGTCATTGTACTCAGACCTGTACGATGAGCTGTTTCGAATGTCCATGGCTATTCTGTAAAAAAACGCAAACAATCACAATTAACGCTCAGGAATTCTTAGAGCGAAACAGGTTTGGGTACATAGCGTGATAGAAAGCAAGATTGGTCAGTTAGAGAGGGACTGCCTGACACCTGCGCACACACAACTACATCTAAAGAACAGTCATGTACTACGCTAAATGGAATTGATTAATATCTTGCTATTTTTTGGTTCATCAGTTTCATTGATTTAGGGAAAAAACTTCATGCCAAACGCAATTTTTCCGTACATTTCCCCAGTTCCACAGTCCCACGGAGGGACTTGTAATGTTGTAGTTTGCGAGCTGGTGGTGAAACCATGAACTTTACAAAACTTAGCAAGTCACTGGTGCCGGCTATTGGAGACTAAGGCTGGACTAGTAAATGTTTTGGCCTCTAGCCCGGGCGGCTAGTGACTCAATCATGATTTGCTCACCTCTGGTCTGTTTCTGACCatgaatcatgtgattcagaccCCAATAATaatgaggaagatgagggctgtgatctttttgaGATTGCAGGTAATATAGCTGGatgattcatgatcattcattAACACTATCTGCAATCTAAGACCTGGACAAATGCTCAGGAAAGTTGCATTTAAAAGTTAGGTTGCACATCCAACTCCGTTTTATCGCGAATGTAGAGATATGTTAATTTCACATCTCGACAAATCAGATTGCTGTCCATACGTTGTAGCTATATTTTACATTACAtgtaaagccccactagctgtatctttgagcattattttttatgattttactttcaagctaaaataagtttgtgagaatatACTAACCAAGATGTGCGAACAAGATAAAGACTAGACTAGCAcactgtgattaaatatttgcccaaacattaaatcgcagccCCGTGCGGAAAAGCAAAAACCGTGGATACTGCACTGACATCTTAaaataaactgcacagagtaatccaatgtaatgcataggggcgAATGTTTTAAACTGTGACATTGTAAGttctgttttctttgtaatattgccaatttttgtaaatggcgggaaatcaaattTACGGGATTTTAGTTTAATCGGTACAATCTGTGGCGCAATGGCGCTATAATCAACATTGCGCCAACGGGACGCAATAATTTTGCTACGTGACACGGCACCAAACGAAGTTGGGTGATACTATGAATGATAGGGTTGGCAGCATGGCAGTCCATCGCAATGTTTTCAGTGTCGCACAGAAGAACAATCAAATTGCTTGTCAACAAGACAGAAAAAGTGTGATGTAGGCTTAATgtgaaataagttcaaattatgAATCAAAATGATGTTTACGAAATCGAATAGAAGACGATCGGTGCTTGGTGAGTTCCGTTTTTAAAGTGAATAATTCCTGGTCTGCCATGCGTTCAGTGATTACCGAGAAGCGACATCGGACAATCTCAGTCCTTTGCACCTACACCTTTTAGTGACCTTTCAAGAGTATAACTAAGTCTATCGCTCTAAGGTAGGGAGTAGACCTGGTGCATAGTACACTTTGAGTCCAATTGATCATGCACATGACCTCTGGTGCCAATATTGAATTATAAGAAAATTCTGAAACTGGTATACTCTTAAAAATACATGACAAACAACGTCAAATTTTTTGTGTAGAATGTTTTCACTTGGTCCGCTAAAATTTGGACATCATATTGCGAGcagtcatgtgaccttggccaACATATTGGCCGATGCGAGACAAAATGTGTCCTCAAAATGTTGGATGACCTTAGACCTGATTTCACGGATCTCAGCAACCACAGAGGGTGAGAgaacttgttgttgttgttgttggatgATGACCAAATATGAGACAAAATGTTTATCCAAAATGTtggatgacccttgacctaccTCTACGTATCTCAGCAACTATAAATGGGGACAACAGTTCTGGTTTTTGTTTGATGATGACCAGTGTGAGACCTTTGAAAGTGAGATGAGCTTAGATTACCTTGGAGCTACACTTCAATGTTTCTCATTAACTACAAGTACAAGAAAAAACTTgtaggtgacctttgacctattttCCCGTGTCTCCTTAACTGTAATAATTATAGATGTAGTATTAATAGCCTAAGGTGACTACTCTAGCTGATCACTTTCAGAAATAGTAAACCTTATTAATGTGCTGTAGGTCTGCACAACTTGCGTTGTTTCACATGGAGCAGTAAGGATCACCATTCTCAGCTAACAAGCTGgactgaaaattatttttggtgCACGCTACTTGAAGGTTTTATTTGCTTCAAGTTTGCAACGGCATAAGAAATCATTGCTCCGTTTTGCTTGTACTTCTAAACTTCACCAGTCACcaaattaaaattatttaatCCGCGGATTGGTGGATGTAAATGTTATCTGATGAGTTGCACATGCACCCTACACGTACAAAGATCACAGCGCAAGAAGCACTCTACACGTACAGAGATCAAAAAGTTATTCAGATACGATACGTGTCACATTGCCGTATGTTTCTAAATCATTTGCTTCTGCGATAGGGTAATAAAATTTCTTGTGGCACCGTTCAAATCGCCGGACCACCCACATTTTCTCACCAGGGAACAAGAACAATCAAAAATTTGTTCCCGTGTCAGCGTGTTCGGTTGACGAATCCACATGAAGTGTAACACTACGGCTTGTTATATATGGGACACAGCTCAGTTTAACTTCTTTACCATGCAAATTATCGTTTACGAATCAATGAGTCATCAAACAATGAAAGAAGTCGAAAAAGTATCGAacgaaaagaaaaacaaaaaagtatctTGTTGGTGGTTTTCTTCTTCTGACTGTTATAGTGTTTCTATCGTCACTTAATTATCATAAAACACTTCAGTTGCTATGAATTGAATTGTGGCATCGCTCTCCATCATGAATATTGTGTATTTACTACTGTAAAATCCATTCGGatttggtattggaaaaacGTACTATTTAGAGATAACAAATACATTCCAGTAGTAAATGTCGAGGTGTAGCTGAAATCCAAACACACACACGCAATACGTTTTGCGAGCAAAGCGTTCATTTTGCCTTTAGGCTAGACACGTAAACAAAACAACTCTCATATTAGATAGCTTTCAAGGATAATTCTATAGTAGAGTActcattttgaatttatcaaaaaGGTCGCCGAAGTCTTGAACATTATTTCAGGAAAAAAGCAATTTATGTAAACTCTACGTAATACGAGCAAAGGGGTTTCgttattcctgaagaaatcgtAACGGTAGTCGCTATGCCAACGAAGACTAATAGAAGTGTGGTTGCCATGGAGACTTGGCAAAGCGTTTTGAGTTTGCAAACCGAGGAAATACTAATCATGTCAATCAAACTCAATAGTTTGCCTTTTTTAAGTGATACATTTTCACTTATGTTGTCAATTTTAAACAGTATACTTTTTGCGATGTAACATTATATTACACAGCCTGTGTTAAGTTGTGTGTCTGCCGGCGtaacaaattgaaatttgagAAACACTTTACATGTACACCTTGTGTCGTTTAACATCGTGACGCAACAAACCAAATTACTGTCTCATTGTGTCATCAGGATCATAACTGGCCTGCCACTCAGCTGGATAACTTGCCAATCGAATTATTTCCCTCTTTTTTTCTCCTCTTCGTTGATGATCATtactcctctctctctctctctctctctctctctctcctctctctctctctctctctctcactttgCCTTACTCATGTGTAAGTGGCAGTAGCAACACATTATTAAAAATACATCGATGAATTTAGACTACGCCAGTAATCTGGTTTGAAAGTACTTTGCCTTCAAACATCTGTCATATCTTGAAATCGCTTCACCGGTTCATTTCCTTTACAATTGCCTGTGTGAATACAATTGACGGTATGCAGACCTTGTTGTGCACGACTTTACCAAAGCCTTCGTTTGCTCACTAAAGAAGAACGGTGTGTTACAATAAATCTAAATGCTATATGGACATATctaatcatgatataaatacgCAGTCTGTTCAGGAAATACTCGTTCTCTTTCGTTCTATTCTGTAAACTGACGATCAATTTATAGGTCTTTGACTCAGTAAAATCGCTTTCTTTGATAAGCGAGAGCTGGAGACCAGCCTGACACGATGAATGCACACTTGTCATCGGCAGGCGACACTCCTGGAACCtgcaaatgtgcaaattagcgcGCCATGAAACGAAACTATAGTGAAAAGAAGGCCGCAGCGTTTCAACGTTAATGACACGAGATGTGCTATGTGAGTGACTTACCCGGAGAATCATACACGTTACGTTCGGACATAGAGTTTTCCCGTGAATGGCAAAGTTATCGATGAAAACGAAATACGCCAGACGATGCTGCCTCCACGCTGACCAGCGTATGAATGTAGGTTCGCTAGCTCTGTAAGTCACTCTATAGACTGCCCCCAAACAGTCAGCGGAAACTGTTACCTATCTAATTACAATAATCGCGTGGTGTCTACGTAAGTCCCAGCCTCAGATTGTTGGACTACGTAAAAAGTGAAATTAAATCAATATAGGCAGGAAACTAGTGATTACCGTGTCTCAATTGTTTCCTCGAATATTTACCACAACATCGCTACCTTTGTCACGAGTTGTCGAAGATCTTTGGGAGGTAGGGGAAGCGTTTTGCCATGGTAACCGGTAACCCTTGGTCAGCAATCCACAGACGATGAGCTGTGAGCACAGATCAAGTCTTCATTTACTGTGTCGGCTGTTAAAAAAGCATCACCGATTTCTCTGCCTGTTTCAGTTTGACTGCCGTCACATATTTGACCTTTGTTATGGCAGTATAGAAAGTCTCGATTTTACCATTGCTTTGATTCTGACGTTCTATAGAGAATGATACCTAATGTGCATTTGCGTCAGGTTGTCAC
Proteins encoded in this window:
- the LOC139126502 gene encoding allatostatin-A receptor-like produces the protein MDIRNSSSYRSEYNDYYMGSDGNPVYSVGIDEVDHLFVSSQEAAIVTIAMPIVFIIGCLGNVLTIFVILRVKEMRTVTNYFLINLATSDLLFLIMVVPPKFLGYVIPNVPLIDDWTLLGAAGCKIFSYGPRMATSVSCFIILTLTIERYLAICWPLKFRTIRTRKKAVVVAGIIWVAAAVVSTPHAYFPAVQKWHLRWPSPYNSTAPDVLTQCYCYTNDSSNSPDVCYYYVLFGKIDEIMFLCFVPVLVILYVLMLLKLRHANRFVRAAQVRNSNSIAAKRQLIRMLGVTVTVYLICVGSFRVMALLMLFNPGYQKHILVLQTVRVLLYVNAAVNPVIYNVFSQTFRTAFIRVLSCQGNRINPENESSSDNVALTTTNDDSYRKRSVKRMSSRPRPSKPSLKSSTRHANGSFSQPNGSCRHSHRGYRLANGSERRQSSNRR